Proteins encoded by one window of Xiphias gladius isolate SHS-SW01 ecotype Sanya breed wild chromosome 15, ASM1685928v1, whole genome shotgun sequence:
- the LOC120800606 gene encoding protein phosphatase 1 regulatory subunit 29-like — protein MASRFRLSFLPPSLFLLLLPALLLLRLPGMVKGDCWLIEGDKGYVWLAICSQNQPPYETIPQHINSTVHDLRLNENKLKAVLFISMYRFTNLTDLNLTKNEISYIEDGAFAGQANLQVLQLGYNKLTNLTEGMLRGLGRMQCLFLQHNLIEVIANNAFWECPSLSSLDLSSNKLARLDPSTFTVLNRLMVCELAGNPFHCGCELYSFLSWLEAFNNVTHTYDRLQCETPPEMNGYPLLSPVPGHGRNALYKLVSKCHEGAIGMTSQIPDQDGSGMGLDNPDQGLYHQPTISSTADPTYSHQISMRLQTVSPYTASLLVQIAQPYSKMYILSQYNLTFVADIMPLKNKKEIIPLDKLKPHTNYTFCVASMSKSQRYNHTCLSFTTRAMGPEDQRTNQSTTTHYIMTILGCLFGMVIVLGFVYYCLRRRRIQEEKEKAISVKKTILEMRYGPEVAAAVTNDPGAMQRLQEQAHHQHHHSGGSGGKLPQSASSSTGMLHGSGNTSSSRLSTLPQVEKMATAFSEAMGGKGNYMDVRTAGVAGEGREGGVATGGVGVGGEVVVDMRGGAENGTEAGEDSDDDGRGSASEISTIAKEVDKVNQIINNCIDALKLDASANVVTTADNANSVSSSQPPACIASLPRNLLPLSPGHPGDQIMASSPKVHPKSHPQPHPQSHPQPHPQPHPQLHQQPHPPSMAPVPLVMPLSERPGISGGGFLSPPYRDPPPANAVRPLQRQLSADTAVVKNRCGAPAAGSVKSTRVFSVDIPEQRSDPPKYPTEKGSPVGCGGGAVSGGGGGVGGCNGNGMGNINGDGVSVNGGGMVCNNGGGGGMVGPGQQQHHLEVQPDYHSSEHRHSFPALYYEGGNDSPSPAQKASFLKPLGRAKRDATATYSQLSPSRHHNYNSGYSSSPEYSSESTLRIWERFRPYKKSPREEASYIAAGHALRKKVQFAKDEDLHDILDYWKGVSAQQKL, from the exons ATGGCCAGCAGATTTCGTTTGTCcttcctgcctccctccctgTTTCTCCTCTTACTGCCTGCACTGTTGCTCCTCCGCTTGCCTGGCATGGTGAAAGGGGATTGCTGGCTGATAGAGGGGGATAAAGGCTACGTTTGGCTGGCTATCTGCAGTCAGAACCAGCCTCCATATGAGACCATCCCCCAGCACATCAACAGCACG GTTCATGACCTGAGGCTGAACGAGAACAAACTTAAGGCTGTGCTATTTATCTCCATGTATCGCTTCACAAACCTTACTGACCTCAATCTAACCAAGAATGAGATCAGCTACATCGAAGACGGGGCCTTTGCTGGACAGGCCAACCTACAG GTTCTCCAACTGGGCTACAACAAGCTAACCAATCTGACTGAGGGCATGTTGAGAGGTCTGGGTCGAATGCAGTGCCTCTTCTTGCAACACAACCTTATTGAGGTCATTGCCAACAATGCCTTCTGGGAGTGCCCCAGCCTCAGCAGCCTGGACTTATCTTCCAATAAGTTGGCACGTCTTGACCCATCTACCTTCACTGTCCTCAACAGGCTGATGGTGTGTGAACTAGCAGGAAACCCATTCCACTGTGGCTGTGAACTCTACAGCTTTCTCTCCTGGCTGGAAGCATTTAACAATGTCACCCACACCTATGACCGCCTCCAGTGTGAAACACCTCCAGAAATGAATGGTTATCCACTCCTGAGTCCGGTGCCCGGACATGGAAGAAATGCCCTCTACAAGCTTGTATCCAAGTGTCACGAAGGTGCGATAGGGATGACCTCCCAGATACCAGATCAAGATGGCTCAGGGATGGGTTTGGACAACCCAGACCAAGGTCTTTACCACCAGCCAACCATATCGTCCACTGCTGACCCCACCTACAGCCATCAGATTTCTATGAGGCTTCAGACTGTCTCCCCCTACACTGCTTCATTATTGGTTCAAATCGCACAACCATACAGTAAGATGTACATACTCTCCCAGTACAACCTCACTTTTGTTGCAGATATAATGCCCCTTAAAAACAAGAAGGAGATAATTCCTTTGGACAAGCTGAAACCGCACACCAACTACACCTTTTGTGTGGCTTCTATGAGCAAATCTCAGCGCTACAACCACACCTGTCTCTCCTTTACTACACGAGCTATGGGGCCAGAGGACCAGCGAACCAATCAATCCACGACTACCCACTACATCATGACCATCCTGGGATGTCTGTTTGGCATGGTCATTGTGCTTGGATTTGTCTATTACTGTCTCCGACGGCGACGTATccaggaagagaaggagaaagctATAAGCGTGAAGAAAACTATTTTGGAAATGAG GTATGGCCCTGAGGTAGCTGCGGCAGTGACCAATGACCCAGGTGCCATGCAGCGTCTCCAGGAACAGGCTCACCACCAGCACCATCATTCAGGAGGGTCAGGAGGCAAGCTGCCCCAGTCTGCCTCCTCTAGCACAGGCATGCTCCATGGCTCAGGCAACACCAGTTCTTCCCGCCTCTCTACCTTGCCGCAGGTGGAAAAAATGGCCACTGCCTTCTCTGAGGCAATGGGTGGCAAGGGCAACTACATGGATGTGAGGACAGCGGGAGTGGCAGGGgaaggcagggagggaggggtggcaACTGGAGGAGTAGGGGTTGGAGGGGAAGTAGTTGTGGATATGCGAGGTGGGGCTGAGAATGGGACAGAGGCTGGGGAGGATTCGGACGACGATGGCCGTGGCTCAGCATCAGAGATCTCCACCATCGCCAAAGAGGTGGACAAGGTGAACCAGATCATCAACAACTGCATTGATGCCCTGAAGCTTGATGCCTCTGCTAATGTTGTGACCACGGCCGACAATGCTAACTCTGTGTCCTCATCCCAGCCTCCAGCTTGCATTGCTTCCCTCCCCCGCAACCTCCTGCCCCTCTCGCCAGGCCACCCTGGAGATCAGATCATGGCCTCCTCTCCAAAGGTGCATCCAAAGTCTCACCCCCAGCCTCATCCTCAATCACATCCTCAACCACATCCTCAGCCACATCCTCAGTTGCATCAACAGCCTCATCCCCCTTCTATGGCCCCAGTGCCCCTGGTCATGCCGCTGTCTGAGCGACCGGGTATCAGCGGTGGGGGGTTCCTCTCCCCTCCTTATCGTGACCCACCCCCAGCCAATGCAGTGAGGCCCCTTCAAAGGCAGTTGAGCGCTGACACTGCTGTAGTGAAGAACCGTTGTGGTGCCCCTGCTGCAGGATCTGTGAAGAGCACTAGGGTATTCAGTGTGGATATCCCTGAGCAGCGTAGTGATCCTCCCAAGTACCCAACAGAAAAGGGCAGCCCTGTGGGTTGTGGTGGAGGGGCTGTAAGTGGAGGAGGTGGCGGGGTAGGGGGCTGCAACGGGAATGGGATGGGCAACATAAATGGTGACGGGGTGAGCGTGAATGGGGGTGGGATGGTGTGTAATAATGGGGGTGGAGGTGGGATGGTTGGCCctggacagcagcagcaccacttGGAGGTTCAACCAGACTACCATAGCTCCGAGCACCGCCACTCCTTTCCTGCACTCTACTATGAGGGCGGCAACGACTCACCCTCACCAGCCCAAAAGGCCTCATTCCTCAAGCCACTGGGGCGCGCTAAGAGGGATGCAACAGCGACCTACTCCCAGCTCTCACCTTCTCGTCACCACAACTACAACTCTGGTTACTCCTCCAGTCCCGAGTATTCATCTGAGAGCACACTGCGGATCTGGGAGCGGTTCCGGCCTTACAAGAAAAGCCCCAGAGAGGAAGCATCCTATATAGCGGCAGGTCATGCCCTGCGTAAGAAGGTGCAGTTTGCCAAGGACGAGGACCTTCACGATATTTTGGACTACTGGAAGGGGGTTTCTGCCCAGCAGAAGCTGTGA